A genome region from Paludibacterium sp. B53371 includes the following:
- the iscR gene encoding Fe-S cluster assembly transcriptional regulator IscR has translation MRLTTKGRFAVTAMLDLALRQDKGPVTLAGISERQNISLSYLEQLFGKLRRAELVDSVRGPGGGYTLARAPEDISVAHIITAVDEPVDATQCGGRENCRGQNQRCMTHDLWTNLNATIFNYLSQVSLGNLVDEQLAKDTAVLQDKREAAPAHRSQPASAGGAL, from the coding sequence ATGCGCCTGACCACTAAAGGCCGATTTGCCGTCACGGCCATGCTGGACCTGGCACTGCGCCAGGACAAGGGTCCCGTCACGCTGGCCGGCATCAGCGAAAGACAGAACATCTCGCTCTCCTATCTGGAGCAGCTGTTCGGCAAGCTGCGCCGGGCCGAACTGGTCGACAGCGTTCGCGGACCGGGCGGCGGATACACCCTGGCACGCGCCCCCGAGGATATCTCGGTGGCTCATATCATTACCGCGGTTGACGAGCCGGTGGATGCCACGCAGTGCGGTGGCCGCGAAAATTGTCGCGGTCAGAACCAGCGGTGCATGACCCATGACTTGTGGACCAACCTGAATGCCACCATCTTCAATTATCTATCGCAGGTGAGCCTCGGCAACCTTGTCGACGAGCAGCTGGCCAAAGATACGGCCGTGCTGCAGGACAAGCGCGAAGCGGCCCCCGCACATCGATCGCAGCCAGCCTCGGCCGGCGGCGCCTTGTGA